One Phaseolus vulgaris cultivar G19833 chromosome 4, P. vulgaris v2.0, whole genome shotgun sequence DNA window includes the following coding sequences:
- the LOC137838055 gene encoding uncharacterized protein codes for MNPKILFLFALLLNLVTNSLQNPNPKTPKSTPSRAHVELLNYGLPSGLLPAATVLGYAVNRTTGDFTVKLGGACKITLPPDNYVATYSDTISGKIVQGKIAELDGIRVRAFFKWWSITGIRSSGDDIVFEVGMVTAKYPSKNFDDSPACEGQHSSS; via the coding sequence ATGAATCCCAAAATCCTCTTCCTGTTCGCTCTTCTCCTTAATCTCGTCACCAATTCGCTccaaaaccctaaccctaaaaCCCCCAAATCAACGCCGTCGCGGGCTCACGTTGAGCTCCTCAACTACGGCTTACCCTCCGGTCTTCTTCCCGCCGCCACCGTCCTGGGATACGCCGTGAACAGGACCACCGGCGATTTTACTGTCAAACTCGGCGGCGCGTGCAAAATCACGCTACCGCCGGACAACTACGTCGCCACCTACTCCGACACCATCAGCGGGAAGATCGTGCAGGGGAAAATCGCGGAACTCGACGGAATTAGGGTTCGCGCGTTCTTCAAGTGGTGGTCGATCACCGGAATCCGCTCCTCCGGCGACGACATCGTCTTCGAGGTCGGCATGGTCACGGCGAAGTATCCATCGAAGAACTTCGATGATAGCCCCGCGTGCGAGGGCCAACACTCTTCTTCATGA